Proteins encoded within one genomic window of Flavobacterium gilvum:
- the aroQ gene encoding type II 3-dehydroquinate dehydratase — MKICIINGPNLNLLGKREPEIYGSQTFEDYFEILKNKFPQLELTYYQSNIEGELIGKIQEYGFTYDGIILNAGAYTHTSIGIGDAIKAVTTPVIEVHISNTYGRESFRHQSYISGNAKGVILGFGLKSYDLAIQSFI, encoded by the coding sequence ATGAAAATCTGTATTATCAACGGCCCAAATTTGAATCTTTTGGGAAAAAGAGAACCCGAAATTTATGGAAGTCAGACTTTTGAAGACTATTTTGAAATTTTGAAAAACAAATTCCCTCAACTGGAACTGACCTACTATCAAAGCAACATTGAAGGCGAATTGATAGGAAAAATTCAGGAATACGGTTTTACTTATGATGGTATAATCCTCAATGCGGGAGCCTACACACACACCTCTATAGGAATTGGCGATGCCATCAAAGCAGTAACCACACCTGTGATAGAAGTTCATATTTCGAACACTTATGGCCGCGAAAGTTTCAGACATCAATCCTATATTTCTGGAAATGCAAAAGGAGTAATTTTGGGCTTTGGTCTGAAAAGTTACGATTTGGCCATACAATCCTTTATTTAA
- a CDS encoding cation diffusion facilitator family transporter: protein MSNEQKAIKATYFSIIGNTSLALIKGAAGFFGNSYALIADAIESTTDIFASFLVLFGIKYSSKPADDNHPYGHGRAEPLITFLVVGFLITSATVIGYESITNIQTPHELPKSWTLYVLGAIILWKEYSFRLVMKRSKETNSSSLKADAWHHRSDAITSVAAFIGISTALFLGKGYEAADDWAALFAALFIIYNSYLIFRPALGEIMDEHLYDDLVEEIREVSHQVEGIIDTEKCFIRKAGMKYHVDLHARVNGDITVKEGHDLSHLLKDTLREKIPELGHVLIHIEPD from the coding sequence ATGTCTAATGAACAAAAAGCCATTAAGGCAACTTATTTCAGTATCATTGGGAATACTTCCTTGGCTCTTATAAAAGGGGCGGCTGGTTTTTTTGGAAATTCTTATGCCCTAATTGCCGATGCGATAGAATCTACAACAGATATCTTTGCTTCGTTTTTGGTATTGTTTGGTATAAAATATTCCAGTAAACCTGCAGACGATAATCATCCTTATGGACATGGGAGAGCCGAGCCATTAATTACTTTTTTGGTGGTTGGTTTTTTAATAACGTCGGCTACAGTTATTGGTTACGAAAGTATTACAAATATTCAGACTCCACACGAATTGCCAAAATCTTGGACGCTTTATGTTCTCGGTGCCATTATTCTATGGAAAGAGTATTCGTTTCGATTGGTGATGAAAAGAAGCAAAGAGACTAATAGTTCTTCTCTCAAAGCAGATGCCTGGCATCATAGAAGTGACGCCATAACTTCGGTTGCCGCATTTATCGGGATTTCGACGGCATTGTTTTTAGGCAAAGGCTATGAAGCTGCCGATGATTGGGCCGCATTGTTTGCCGCATTGTTTATAATCTATAATAGTTATTTGATTTTTAGGCCGGCACTTGGCGAAATTATGGACGAGCATCTTTATGACGACTTAGTCGAAGAAATCAGAGAGGTTTCTCACCAAGTGGAAGGTATTATCGACACTGAAAAATGTTTTATCCGTAAAGCGGGAATGAAATACCACGTTGATCTTCATGCTCGTGTAAATGGGGATATTACGGTAAAAGAAGGGCACGATTTGTCACATTTGCTGAAAGATACACTTCGGGAGAAAATACCGGAATTGGGTCATGTATTGATTCATATTGAACCGGATTAG
- the murA gene encoding UDP-N-acetylglucosamine 1-carboxyvinyltransferase, with protein MEVFKIEGGVRLKGEVIPQGAKNEALQILCAVLLTPEKITINNIPDIIDINKLIKLLGNLGVKIEKLGPGSYTFQSDEVNVGYLETEAFKKEGGSLRGSIMIVGPLLARFGKGYIPKPGGDKIGRRRLDTHFEGFINLGAKFRYNREDHFYGVEAPDGLTGNYMLLDEASVTGTANIVMAAVLAKGTTTIYNAACEPYLQQLCKMLNSMGAKITGVGSNLLTIEGVEKLGGCTHRILPDMIEIGSWIGLAAMTRSEITIKDVSWENLGVIPSVFRKLGITLEKRGDDIFIPEHKDGYEVKTDIDGSILTIADAPWPGFTPDLLSIVLVVATQAKGDVLIHQKMFESRLFFTDKLIDMGAKIMLCDPHRAVVIGHDFKSILKATTMSSPDIRAGISLLIAALSAKGTSTIQNIEQIDRGYERIDERLRAIGAKIVREKQ; from the coding sequence ATGGAAGTTTTCAAAATAGAAGGAGGCGTTCGTCTAAAAGGAGAAGTAATACCTCAAGGAGCAAAAAACGAAGCATTACAAATTTTGTGTGCAGTACTTTTAACTCCGGAAAAAATAACAATCAACAATATCCCGGATATTATCGATATCAATAAATTGATAAAACTTTTGGGGAATTTGGGCGTTAAAATTGAAAAATTAGGCCCAGGTTCTTATACTTTTCAATCAGATGAGGTAAATGTTGGATACTTGGAAACAGAAGCTTTCAAGAAAGAAGGAGGTTCTCTTCGTGGTTCTATTATGATTGTTGGACCGCTTTTGGCACGTTTCGGGAAAGGATATATTCCAAAACCAGGTGGAGACAAAATTGGACGCCGTAGATTGGATACTCATTTTGAAGGGTTCATCAATTTAGGAGCAAAATTCAGATACAACAGAGAAGACCATTTTTATGGAGTAGAAGCTCCTGATGGACTTACTGGAAATTATATGTTACTGGACGAAGCTTCGGTAACAGGAACTGCCAATATTGTAATGGCAGCAGTTTTGGCCAAAGGGACAACAACTATTTACAATGCGGCTTGCGAGCCTTATTTGCAACAGCTTTGCAAAATGTTGAATTCTATGGGAGCCAAAATTACAGGAGTTGGTTCTAATTTATTAACCATCGAAGGAGTTGAAAAACTTGGTGGCTGTACACATAGAATTTTGCCAGACATGATTGAAATCGGTTCTTGGATTGGTCTTGCGGCTATGACAAGAAGCGAAATCACAATTAAAGATGTAAGCTGGGAAAATTTGGGGGTGATTCCAAGTGTATTCAGAAAATTGGGGATTACTTTAGAAAAAAGAGGAGATGATATTTTTATCCCAGAACATAAAGATGGCTACGAAGTAAAAACAGATATTGATGGTTCAATCCTTACAATTGCCGATGCGCCTTGGCCAGGATTTACACCCGATTTGTTGAGCATCGTATTGGTAGTTGCCACACAGGCTAAAGGAGATGTTTTGATTCATCAAAAAATGTTTGAAAGCCGTTTATTCTTTACAGATAAACTAATTGATATGGGGGCGAAAATCATGTTGTGCGATCCGCATAGAGCAGTGGTTATCGGACATGATTTTAAATCAATCCTAAAAGCAACAACAATGTCTTCTCCAGATATTCGTGCGGGAATCTCTTTGTTGATTGCTGCACTTTCTGCCAAAGGAACCAGTACAATACAAAACATTGAGCAAATTGATCGTGGTTACGAACGCATTGACGAACGTCTAAGAGCGATAGGGGCCAAAATAGTTCGAGAAAAACAATAA
- a CDS encoding DUF4290 domain-containing protein → MIEKYKKENANDVVFNLEYNSERKPLIIPEYGRHLQKLIEQATSIEDDAERNKAAKYIIQVMGSLNPHLRDVPDFQHKLWDQLFIMSDFKLIADSPYPIPSREVLQLKPDVLKYPQNYPKYRYYGNNIKYMIDVANKWEEGEMKSALVKVIANHMKKSYLSWNKDTVKDEVIFEHLYELSDGKLNLLQSSEELLNTTDLLRTNKRVSNKIGPAGQQKNQNNNKNKTGKPKLFQKK, encoded by the coding sequence ATGATCGAAAAATATAAAAAAGAAAATGCGAATGATGTAGTTTTCAACTTGGAATACAATTCCGAAAGAAAACCATTAATCATTCCAGAGTATGGTCGTCATTTGCAAAAATTGATCGAGCAAGCTACCTCAATTGAAGATGATGCAGAACGCAACAAAGCGGCAAAATACATCATTCAGGTTATGGGAAGCCTGAATCCGCACCTGCGTGACGTACCCGATTTTCAGCATAAGCTTTGGGATCAGCTATTCATTATGTCCGATTTTAAATTAATCGCCGATTCCCCTTATCCTATTCCCTCAAGAGAAGTATTGCAGCTGAAACCAGATGTATTAAAATACCCTCAAAATTACCCAAAATACAGATACTACGGGAATAATATCAAATATATGATTGACGTAGCTAACAAATGGGAAGAAGGAGAAATGAAAAGTGCATTGGTAAAAGTAATTGCCAATCACATGAAAAAATCCTATTTGAGTTGGAATAAAGATACCGTAAAAGACGAAGTAATTTTCGAACATCTTTATGAATTGTCTGACGGGAAACTTAATTTATTGCAAAGTTCAGAGGAGTTGTTAAACACGACTGATTTACTAAGAACCAATAAAAGGGTTTCCAATAAAATAGGCCCTGCAGGACAGCAAAAAAATCAAAACAACAATAAAAACAAAACGGGAAAACCAAAACTGTTTCAAAAAAAATAA